In the Passer domesticus isolate bPasDom1 chromosome 4, bPasDom1.hap1, whole genome shotgun sequence genome, one interval contains:
- the LOC135298896 gene encoding alcohol dehydrogenase 1-like, whose protein sequence is MATAGQVIRCRAAVAWAPGKLSVEEVEVAPPKAGEVRIKLVATAICRTDEHLLQGCFPNADFPVIPGHEGAGIVESVGEGVTSVKPGDKVIPLCHPQCGECSFCRNPESNFCQKSHFSEPQNLLPDKTSRFSCRGKRIHHFLWISTFAEYTVVPEYAVAKIDAAAPLDKVCLFGCGFSTGYGAAINTAKVKPGSSCAVFGLGGVGLSVVMGCKAAGASRIIAVDINKDKFAKAKELGATDCINPRDFKKPIQEVLTEMTGQGVDYSFEAIGHADTMIAALASCNMSTGVCVMVGELDSGSEISIDPMLLLLGRTWKGTVLGGWKMRECIPKLVSSYLEKKFNSDLLITHTLPFAEVNEGFELLRAGKSIRTVLLF, encoded by the exons ATGGCCACTGCGGGACAA GTTATCAGGTGCAGGGCTGCTGTTGCCTGGGCCCCGGGCAAACTCTCTGTTGAGGAGGTGGAAGTTGCACCCCCAAAGGCAGGGGAAGTCCGAATCAAg CTTGTGGCCACAGCCATCTGTCGCACAGATGAACACCTTCTGCAAGGCTGCTTTCCCAACGCAGACTTCCCAGTTATTCCTGGCCATGAAGGAGCTGGAATTGTGGAAAGCGTCGGAGAAGGAGTGACTTCTGTGAAACCAG GTGACAAAGTGATTCCCCTTTGCCACCCTCAGTGTGGGGAATGCAGCTTCTGCCGGAATCCTGAATCCAACTTCTGCCAGAAGTCCCA TTTCTCTGAACCACAAAACCTCCTGCCGGACAAGACCAGCCGCTTCTCTTGCAGAGGGAAGCGGATCCACCACTTCCTGTGGATCAGCACCTTTGCAGAATACACCGTGGTCCCAGAATACGCCGTTGCCAAGATAGATGCTGCAGCACCTCTGGACAAAGTCTGCTTGTTTGGCTGTGGGTTTTCCACAGGCTATGGGGCTGCCATCAACACAGCTAAG GTAAAACCAGGCTCCTCCTGTGCCGTCTTCGGCCTCGGAGGAGTTGGCCTCTCTGTTGTCATGGGCTGCAAGGCAGCTGGAGCTTCCCGCATCATTGCCGTGGACATCAACAAGGACAAGTTTGCCAAGGCCAAGGAGCTGGGAGCCACCGACTGCATCAACCCTCGAGACTTCAAGAAGCCCATCCAGGAGGTGCTCACGGAGATGACCGGGCAGGGCGTCGACTACTCCTTTGAGGCCATTGGGCACGCGGACACCATG ATTGCTGCCTTGGCTTCCTGCAATATGAGCACTGGTGTCTGTGTGATGGTTGGAGAACTGGATTCTGGATCAGAGATTTCCATCGATCCCATGCTTCTGCTGCTTGGGCGTACCTGGaaggggacagtgctgggag GCTGGAAGATGAGAGAATGTATCCCCAAATTAGTTTCCAGCTATTTGGAGAAGAAATTCAATTCAGACTTGCTGATCACGCACACGCTGCCATTTGCTGAAGTGAACGAGGGATTTGAGTTGTTACGTGCAGGAAAAAG TATCCGCACTGTCCTGCTCTTCTGA
- the LOC135298895 gene encoding alcohol dehydrogenase 1-like, whose protein sequence is MATAGQVIRCRAAVAWAPGKLSVEEVEVAPPKAGEVRIKLVATAICRTDEHLLQGCFPNADFPVIPGHEGAGIVESVGEGVTSVKPGDKVIPLCLPQCGECSFCRKPESNFCQKSHISEPQNLLPDKTSRFSCRGKRIHHFLWISTFAEYTVVPEYAVAKIDAAAPLDKVCLFGCGFSTGYGAAINTAKVKPGSSCAVFGLGGVGLSVVMGCKAAGASRIIAVDINKDKFAKAKELGATDCINPRDFKKPIQEVLTEMTGQGVDYSFEAIGHADTMIAALASCNMSTGVCVMVGELDSGSEISIDPMLLLLGRTWKGTVLGGWKMRECIPKLVSSYLEKKFNSDSLITHMLPFAEVNEGFELLRAGKSIRTVLLF, encoded by the exons ATGGCCACTGCGGGACAA GTTATCAGGTGCAGGGCTGCTGTTGCCTGGGCCCCGGGCAAACTCTCTGTTGAGGAGGTGGAAGTTGCACCCCCAAAGGCAGGGGAAGTCCGAATCAAg CTTGTGGCCACAGCCATCTGTCGCACAGATGAACACCTTCTGCAAGGCTGCTTTCCTAACGCAGACTTCCCAGTTATTCCTGGCCATGAAGGAGCTGGAATTGTGGAAAGCGTCGGAGAAGGAGTGACTTCTGTGAAACCAG GAGACAAAGTGATTCCCCTTTGCCTCCCTCAGTGTGGGGAATGCAGCTTCTGCCGGAAACCTGAATCCAACTTCTGCCAGAAGTCCCA TATCTCTGAACCACAAAACCTCCTGCCGGACAAGACCAGCCGCTTCTCTTGCAGAGGGAAGCGGATCCACCACTTCCTGTGGATCAGCACCTTTGCAGAATACACCGTGGTCCCAGAATACGCCGTTGCCAAGATAGATGCTGCAGCACCTCTGGACAAAGTCTGCTTGTTTGGCTGTGGGTTTTCCACAGGCTATGGGGCTGCCATCAACACAGCCAAG GTAAAACCAGGCTCCTCCTGTGCCGTCTTCGGCCTCGGAGGAGTTGGCCTCTCTGTTGTCATGGGCTGCAAGGCAGCTGGAGCTTCCCGCATCATTGCCGTGGACATCAACAAGGACAAGTTTGCCAAGGCCAAGGAGCTGGGAGCCACCGACTGCATCAACCCTCGAGACTTCAAGAAGCCCATCCAGGAGGTGCTCACGGAGATGACCGGGCAGGGCGTCGACTACTCCTTTGAGGCCATTGGGCACGCGGACACCATG ATTGCTGCCTTGGCTTCCTGCAATATGAGCACTGGTGTCTGTGTGATGGTTGGAGAACTGGATTCTGGATCAGAGATTTCCATCGATCCCATGCTTCTCCTGCTTGGGCGTACATGGAAGGGGACTGTGCTGGGAG GCTGGAAGATGAGAGAATGTATCCCCAAATTAGTTTCCAGCTATTTGGAGAAGAAATTCAATTCAGACTCACTGATCACGCACATGCTGCCATTTGCTGAAGTGAATGAGGGATTTGAGTTGTTACGTGCAGGAAAAAG TATCCGCACTGTCCTGCTCTTCTGA
- the LOC135298893 gene encoding alcohol dehydrogenase 1: protein MATAGQVIRCRAAVAWALGKPLSIEEVEVAPPKAGEVRIKIVATGICHTDYHILKGSLPNVEFPVIPGHEGAGIVESIGEGVTSVKPGDKVIPLCIPQCGECSFCRNPESNFCQKSHFSEPQNLLPDKTSRFSCRGKRIHHFLWISTFAEYTVVPEYAVAKIDAAAPLDKVCLFGCGFSTGYGAAINTAKVKPGSSCAVFGLGGVGLSVVMGCKAAGASRIIAVDINKDKFAKAKELGATDCINPRDFKKPIQEVLTEMTGQGVDYSFEAIGHADTMIAALASCNMSTGVCVMVGVLDSGSEISIDPMLLLLGRTWKGTALGGWKARECIPKLVSSYLEKKFNSDLLITHTLPFAEVNEGFELLRAGKSIRTVLLF from the exons ATGGCCACTGCGGGACAA GTTATCAGGTGCAGGGCTGCTGTTGCCTGGGCCCTGGGCAAACCACTCTCTATTGAGGAGGTGGAAGTTGCACCCCCAAAGGCAGGGGAAGTTCGGATCAAG ATTGTGGCCACAGGCATCTGTCACACAGATTATCACATTTTGAAAGGTTCCTTGCCTAATGTGGAATTCCCAGTTATCCCTGGCCATGAAGGAGCTGGGATTGTGGAAAGCATTGGAGAAGGAGTGACCTCTGTGAAACCAG GAGACAAAGTGATTCCCCTTTGCATCCCTCAGTGTGGGGAATGCAGCTTCTGCCGGAATCCTGAATCCAACTTCTGCCAGAAGTCCCA TTTCTCTGAACCACAAAACCTCCTGCCGGACAAGACCAGCCGCTTCTCTTGCAGAGGGAAGCGGATCCACCACTTCCTGTGGATCAGCACCTTTGCAGAATACACCGTGGTCCCAGAATACGCCGTTGCCAAGATAGATGCTGCAGCACCTCTGGACAAAGTCTGCTTGTTTGGCTGTGGGTTTTCCACAGGCTATGGGGCTGCCATCAACACAGCCAAG GTAAAACCAGGCTCCTCCTGTGCCGTCTTCGGCCTCGGAGGAGTTGGCCTCTCTGTTGTCATGGGCTGCAAGGCAGCTGGAGCTTCCCGCATCATTGCCGTGGACATCAACAAGGACAAGTTTGCCAAGGCCAAGGAGCTGGGAGCCACCGACTGCATCAACCCTCGAGACTTCAAGAAGCCCATCCAGGAGGTGCTCACGGAGATGACCGGGCAGGGCGTCGACTACTCCTTTGAGGCCATTGGGCATGCGGACACCATG ATTGCTGCCTTGGCTTCCTGCAATATGAGCACTGGTGTCTGTGTGATGGTTGGGGTACTGGATTCTGGTTCAGAGATTTCCATCGATCCCATGCTTCTCCTGCTTGGGCGTACCTGGAAGGGGACAGCGCTTGGAG GCTGGAAGGCGAGAGAATGTATCCCCAAATTAGTTTCCAGCTATTTGGAGAAGAAATTCAATTCAGACTTGCTGATCACGCACACACTGCCATTTGCTGAAGTGAATGAGGGATTTGAGTTGTTACGTGCAGGAAAAAG TATCCGCACTGTCCTGCTCTTCTGA